A stretch of DNA from Cryptomeria japonica chromosome 4, Sugi_1.0, whole genome shotgun sequence:
agaaaaaaactaaAGTTTAGAtccccatatacccaattacatatctgaATTTAAACACCCTCTCGTTACAAAGCTTATCAGGATATACCTGACATTATCCAAAAAACCCCATAGACCCATTACATACTTGATATTCACACCCTCCCCTTACATGATTCTTCGAAGATGCATATCATTCTCCATAATACCCAAAAAAGAATTTTGAGGAGTAAACTGCAAAAGGGGGAACACAACCACAAAGCTTCCATGCTTGACAAGATTTTGTATCACCCGCTCAACACCATAATGTCCAACAGGTGTGTAGAAAACCACCCATTATGTCCCACGAACAACAATTCTGCTTGCCAAAATGAGGAAAACATATCCTTGCACAAAGAACCTGCGGACAAAAAAACCTGTTGCACTCAAACAGAAACCCAAGAGCATGATGTCAAGGAATTGAGAGCCATGAGCTAAGCCCTTCTAATGACGGAGAGGAAGGAGGCACCATCTGTATAGGAGGAATCTAGACTGGCGAAGCTCGAACATTAGAcattgattctaaaagaaaatgtaATCCTGCAAAAACATTAACCACTGCAGCCAGACAATCTGGTGATACATAGTCTAAAAGGGCTGCCAATTCAAataatgtgtcatcatatatgttagATATTAGCCCATTCCTTAAAATTGAAAGGAGTTCCCCATGCCACCTAGAGGATAATAACTGAGAATGAGTAATAAAGCCAACATATTCAAAATCACCAAAATCAAAGCGGTAATTAGAGAGAGCATTATCCAAATCAACCGAAGCGTAGAAGTGTGAGCTGAAATATGTATCAAAAATTGCCCTAACCATATCAAAATCTAGAAGCACATCCATACATACAGTGAGAAACCGAGATGCAATATCAACAAGGAAACAACCTGGGTTATCCACAAGCCATCGCTTTCCCAAAACTTTGCGAAAAGCCAGAGAAAAATCCACCAAATGAATTTGAAACAAACGCCCGAGCTTTTCATCATCCAAAACAAAAGAGTCTTGAAAATCATAGTGTTTGCGGGGCAATAGAATGTGGTAACCCACTGATTCCATCAGGAAAGCAAATGCAAAGCCAAGAGAGTCGAGGAGAATAAAAGAACCCAATGTCATCATAAGACAGTAAAAACAACCACGAGAGGACGACACACTAATCAAAAATGATGTCATTATCCAAGCCGCCACCCTAAACAAAAATGatgacattttcaaaaaaaacACGGCACCAAGAATGCAAGACAGAAACAAAAGCCGCCATCTTACTAAAAGATGATGACAATGTCCATGCGAAGCATAAAGCCAGCCAAGCCAATTAATGACTCAAGATATCCACACGAACAAGAATTCTCAAGAGATCCTAAACTTTGCCACGTTATGAACATGAAGCAACCAAAACCGTGCAAAACAACACGGGAGGAAACAAATGATGAATTTATGAGAAAGGATTACTCTCGTACAAGAGAACTCCCCCGTACCCCAAAAACACGCAAACATAACTCTCAATAAAGACACCCTATATGGCAAAAAATAGAAGTGCATTCCTATAATTAATCTTCCAGCCATCGTACATATACAAGCTTTTTGCCAATGAGTAAGAAACAAAAACTCTTAAAGTGGCACCAAAGAATGAAGCAAGATAAAAAATAATTTCCGCGCACCATAAGACCAATCGGATCGAGGAAGCAAAAGGCCTCAAGCCCTGTTTGGGATTATACACAAGTATGTAAAAATAATGAAGCAATGTCCCAAAGTAGGATACCACCACTTTAAACTTTTATGTCTGAATGTGAACAATATAAGGCGTACTTAATAACAACATTTACAATTAATAGAACAAGCACCCATAATTGACAAAATAAGCCAAAACGCCCGTGAAAAACACCCCATACTTCTGCTTAATCCAGGTATACCTCCAAGACATATGTAACTCATGGGTTAATAAAATAAACTGAACAAACCTCTCCAATCCTCAAGGAATACACACATTAACGTCTACCCCAAGAGCAGAGATGTATAAGTACTTCAAATGCAGATAGAAATAAAGGACTCCTAACAGCACAAAAAGAACAGATACAGGCTATACTGgggagaggataatatgtatacttcattaagaaatgaagataaagAGAAGGAACTTTATCATAATATATTGCCACCTGACTTACTACCTCCCCAATCCTCAAGAAGTACATATATTACCATCTAccccacatataaaatctgagaagGGGATAATCTATATACTTCAATAAGAAATGgaggaaaaaaatcaaaatagatgAAATTAATCTTCGGGAAGAGGCATATACCCGAGGaggacatcttgaggaatgtcaccaaTTTCCACATTTTTATAAAAAGCAGCCGAGTCAATTGCCAAATTAGCCAGGAAATCTGCCAGTTTATTTAACTCTCGAAAACAATGAGATAACATATAGGTATCAAAAAAAGATAATTTCTCCAAGATGTGgtcaattaaatacttcaaataCCAACAATTACTTTTACAATTCAAAACACTTTGGATAACAACCATTGAGTCCCCCTGAATGTGAAGATGTTTGATCCCAAGGGAAATAGCCATGTCAATCCCAAGTGACAGAGCTTGACATTTAGCAAAGTTGTTTGAATGAAaaccaagggcatgacattgagcagATATTAAAACTGCATTATGATCTAGAATGGCCATACCAGCCCCCGCCGTGCCCGGGTTCCCCTTGGAGGCATCATCAAAATGGAGTTTATAATGACCCGGAGGAGGAGGAACCCAGGTAGCCATAATTCTCTTATTTTTAAAAGCCATACCCTTTGAAACTAACCCATGAGAGGGAATAATAGACAGGGATTTCCATGTCCTtgtgatcatgccatcccaatgggaGAAGGATGTCAGATGAtctaaattcttatgaatatatgacaagaccacctccgagatagaagcctctatcttgactaagatattAGAAAGCGacgtggatgattttttgaagatcctattatttctctctaaccatatgttccaaacaatGATCGATGGAGCTATGATCCAAAGGCAGGCATAAAAAGAATAAGAGAACAAAAGAGGCCAAGCTCTAAAGTGTGAGAGGAGGTCCCCACTAGTAACAAAAGAGAGACCTAACTTCTCGAAGAACCAATTCCAACACCCtagagcaaaatcacaatgaaggaaaagatgagATGACGATTCCAATTTTTTATTACAGAGAACACAAGGGAAGACAACAGATAAACCCATCCTATCCAGTCTCATCCCAGTAAGAACCTTGTCTTGAACAGCAAGCCATGCAAAAGCTCTAGCCTTTGGCAAACATGCGGGATGCCAAaataatttgtaaggccaagaAGAGAGATCCTTGGCCGACATAAGGGAGTTATATCCATCTTTCACTGAATATTTGCCAGTAGAGTTCTTGGTCCAAATCAGCTCATCATCGAGCTCAGATAAGATGATAATTCTGTTTCTAAGAGTAGAATAAAAATCTGCTTTTAGACTAGGACTAATAGGAAGAAACTCAATCGACTTCCATTGGGCCATCACCATATGACCATCATGAACTACAATAAAATAGTCTGATAAGTAGGCCccccatttatccaaaagaatagatttcaagggtgaccaatccctaatagaatccataggacaatgaccattccaagcatcatccctaAACCTGACTTTCaaaccattatgcacaacccaagaaagatgtgGCAGCAAGACTCTTCTACATTTTCCCATGAAATTCCAAATGGTCGACCCCTTAGGTAGAGACTCAGCCCGAAATATAGACTCCCTATCTCCATTAGAAAGATACTTGGCGAACATGATTCTAGCCCAAAGGGAGGTTggattatcatacaatttccacactAATTTGGCCCCCAgtgccaaaatttgattttttaagcTACGAATTCCAGATCCCCCAAGctctttaggaagacaaaccttatcccaagctaacagagggatcctagatttcccatcccTGTTGTTGTTCCAAAGAAAAGACCTCAGAGTATCCTTTAAACTGACAATAACATCCTTTGgagctttgagaattgacattaagtaagtTGGCACCGCATTCAAGACTGacttaatcaacacaattttcccCGCCATGGTAAGCATTTGTGGTTCCATGCCAAAATTTTCTTAGACACCCTTGAAACTATTTTATCCCAAAAACTAACCTTAACCTTATTAGCAAAAAAAGGAACACCTAAATAAGTACAGGGAagatccccaagttggaaaccccaaaacttttGAAGCTTATCCCAGAGCAAGGAACGAGTATTTaagaagaaagccttagattttTCGTTGTTGACCTTCTGACCTGAAAAAGCAACATAATTCATAATCACTTGATCAATAGCCCAAGCCTCCTTCAAGGTTGCACAACCAAATAGGAGGGTGTCATCAGCAAAAAGACAATGAGAGATCCTCTgatcaaaattctgaattttaatgCCCTTCCATGAACCACTCTCACGAGTTGAGCCAATTGCCCAACTCAGAACTTCAGCTAGTAGAATAAATAAAAAAGGGTGAGAGTGAATCCCCTTACCTTAAACCCTTAGTAGAGTGAAAGAAACCATAGGGGGACCCATTAATAAGAACCGAGAATCTTGCCGAGGAAATGcaagccataatccattttatccaagccaggGAGAAACCCAACCTTGACAAAACAATTTTTAATGcattccattcaaccctatcataggctttcatcatgtCTAACTTAAGAATCATTGTAGGAGATTTTTGGGCAGCAATCGAATGTAGGACCTCATGTGCAACTATAGCCCCTTCAAGAGTTTCCCTTTGAgggacaaaacctccttgctcaagGGATATTATTCTTGGTAATAACTTAGCCAACCTCAAAGCAATTACTTTAGAGAATATCTTATAAACggtgttacataaagctataggacgGAAATCTGCGAAGGTTTTAAGATCATCCTTTTTAGGTAAAATGACAATCAAGGTAGTGTTCATTTCTTTAAGGATTGACCTATTCCTCCTAGCTTCCTCTAAAGCCAAAAGAACATCCTGACCGACAaactcccaacatttttgaaaaaacaaaggagtaaaaccatcaggcCCGGGAGCCTTATCAGGATTCATAGCAAAAACAGCCCCCCGAACTTCTTCTATtgaaaaaggagacattaacattctattatcCTCAAGAGAGACAAGAGAAGGAATACGAGACGAGATATTGTTTGAATCCTCAATATTCTCAGAAGAAAGAAGATTCTTACAAAACTTAACCGCTTCCTTAGAGATATCCCCATCCTCAGAAAGGATATTTCCCTGGCAATCCTGAATACAAGAAATCCTATTCCTAGCCCTTTTCAATTTAGTGCTAGCATGAAAATTTTTTGTATTCTTATCACCATCAGCTAGCCATAACTCccaagatttttgtctccaataaactTCCTCTCTAGCCAAGATTTCTTCTAACTCACTCCTAAGAGACCTAAGTTCATCCAACACCTTAGAGCCCAAACCATGCTGCAAGACATGCCTATTGAGGACCTCTAACATGTCTAAGACCCTCTGTTTTTctgcaaaaatattcttgaaatgaagggagttccaacccctaatatttttttttaagaaagtaaTCTTCTTAACCAATTGGAACATTCTAGAACCCCTACAGAAAGGAGCCTCTCCCCACCATTGTCTCAGGAGGGGAAGAAAAGAggggtccctaaaccacattggctcgAATTTAAAAGGAAGCTTGTGACCAGGTTTATCCCATACAATAGTCAGAGAGACTGGGAAATAATCTGATCCAGCCATGGGGAGAATGGAAGAGAAAAAC
This window harbors:
- the LOC131875215 gene encoding uncharacterized protein LOC131875215; translation: MATWVPPPPGHYKLHFDDASKGNPGTAGAGMAILDHNAVLISAQCHALGFHSNNFAKCQALSLGIDMAISLGIKHLHIQGDSMVVIQSVLNCKSNCWYLKYLIDHILEKLSFFDTYMLSHCFRELNKLADFLANLAIDSAAFYKNVEIGDIPQDVLLGYMPLPED